From one Streptomyces sp. SCSIO 30461 genomic stretch:
- a CDS encoding NlpC/P60 family protein produces MATGAGLGLCLGFVALLVVGTYSAAAGLMGTQQGGRPVALVKGAVPAVYHSMVQRWGTLCPAVNPALLAAQLYQESGWNPKAVSHADARGMAQFLPSTWAAHGVDGDGDGDRDIWDPADAIASAASYDCELAGYVKSVPGDPTANMLAAYNAGADRVIKAGGVPRIRETQNYVKIIRALEASFARPVGRLQPSRQAAAAIDFAQSRLGTPYLWGGNGTPEQNGRFDCSGLTQAAYRTVEIELPRVANDQYNAGPHPSRDELLPGDLVFFSDDLGNSRAIRHVGLYVGGGYMINAPFTGAVIRFDKIDTPDYFGATRVTEEGAAALPTTGGGR; encoded by the coding sequence ATGGCCACCGGTGCCGGGCTCGGGCTGTGCCTGGGCTTCGTCGCGCTGCTCGTCGTGGGGACGTACTCGGCGGCGGCCGGGCTGATGGGGACCCAGCAGGGCGGGCGGCCGGTCGCGCTGGTCAAGGGCGCCGTACCGGCCGTGTACCACTCGATGGTGCAGCGGTGGGGGACGCTCTGCCCTGCCGTCAATCCCGCGCTGCTGGCAGCGCAGTTGTACCAGGAGAGCGGTTGGAACCCGAAGGCGGTCAGCCACGCCGACGCGCGCGGGATGGCGCAGTTCCTCCCCAGTACGTGGGCGGCGCACGGTGTCGACGGGGACGGAGACGGCGACCGCGACATCTGGGATCCGGCGGACGCGATCGCGTCCGCCGCGTCGTACGACTGCGAGCTCGCGGGGTACGTCAAATCGGTGCCGGGCGATCCGACGGCCAACATGCTGGCCGCCTACAACGCGGGTGCCGACCGCGTCATCAAGGCGGGCGGGGTCCCTCGTATCCGGGAGACCCAGAACTACGTCAAGATCATCCGGGCTCTGGAGGCGAGCTTCGCCAGGCCGGTCGGGCGGCTTCAGCCGTCGCGGCAGGCGGCGGCCGCGATCGACTTCGCGCAGAGCAGGCTCGGGACGCCGTATCTGTGGGGCGGCAACGGGACGCCGGAGCAGAACGGGCGCTTCGACTGCTCGGGGCTGACGCAAGCGGCGTACCGCACCGTGGAGATCGAGCTGCCGCGTGTCGCCAACGACCAGTACAACGCGGGTCCGCATCCTTCGCGCGATGAACTGCTGCCGGGCGACCTGGTGTTCTTCTCGGACGATCTCGGCAACTCGCGTGCGATCCGGCATGTCGGCCTCTATGTCGGCGGCGGCTATATGATCAACGCCCCCTTCACCGGGGCTGTGATCCGCTTCGACAAGATCGACACGCCCGACTACTTCGGCGCGACCAGGGTCACGGAGGAGGGTGCCGCGGCGCTTCCCACCACAGGGGGCGGACGGTGA